In Ammospiza nelsoni isolate bAmmNel1 chromosome 11, bAmmNel1.pri, whole genome shotgun sequence, the genomic window agtgtccctgctgtgtcccccaCCTGTGTGACCATGGAGAGGTCAATGAGAAAGCAGATGATGCAGCAGAGCGCAGCAGTGAGCTCACGGCGCAGCGAGCCAGCCCCCGGCTGGGGGAACAGGTCCAGGATGCCCGTGATGAAACCCTCCACACCGACAAACTGTGGCACAAAGCAGAGCTCAGTGGGGATGGGCCACCCATCTTCTCCCTGTTCCCCATCTCCCCGGTTGCCACAGCACCTGGCTGTCCAGCCCCAGCACAAGAAGCATGATGAAAAAGAGCGTGGCCCACAGCGGGGACAAGGGCATCAGCGTCACAGCTTTGGGGTAGGCGATGAAAGCCAGCCCAGGACCTGCAGGAGAGTGGGGTCAGAGATTCCACTCAAGGGGTGACACAGAAGACACCGTTGGCACCCAGCATCCATCACTTACCAGACTCGGCCACCTTGGAGATGTCCACGCCCTGCTCAGAGGCCATGAAGCCGAGCACAGAGAAGACAACAAAGCCGGCAAAGAAGCTGGTGCAGCTGTTGATCACAGCCAGGATGTAGGCATCCCTGTGGGCACAGCATCTAAGAAAgtgctggggggcactgggggacaCACCAGGGGGTCACTGGGGGACACACCAGGGGGTCACTGGGGCACACCAGggggcctgcctgcagctggcacagccctacCTGTAGCAGTTGTTGTGGAAGCGGTTGTAGCTGCCCAGTGCAGTCAGGGCGCCCAGCCCGATGGCGTAGGAGAAGAACACCTGGGTGCCAGCATCAATCCAGACCTGGGGTGTGAGGGAGGATGTCACAGGGTGATGGGGGTGCCAGGGCATTGTTTAGcacccagctctctgctgctctccccagtgCCCTCACCTGTGCCTCAACCAGCTTGGACCAGTCAGGTTTCAGGTAGTAGATGATGCCACCCAGCGCGCCAGGCAGTGTCACTCCGTGGAccagcaggaggatgaggacCACATACGGGAAGAGCGCCGTGAAGTAGACAATCTGAAGAGCAGTGGGTGGCCATGAGACACCCCCCAGGCCAGGGCTCTCTGTCACATGCCACAGGTGTCCCAGCAGGACCAGAGCTTGGGAACgtccccagcagctggaagcacCTCCCGGACACATGTGGGACACGGGCCTCCCACCCCTgtgggctgtggcacagggggGCAGGAGCCAACAGTGCCACGTGATGCAGTCTTCTCTCATGCCAGTGGCCCTGACGCACGTTCCCCCTGCCAGCATTACCTTCCCAGTCGACTTGACACCCTTCCAGATGCAGAAGTAGACAATGACCCAGGTGGTAAGCAAGCAGAGGATCATCTCCCAGTTCATCTCCCCCGGCTCGCTGAGTCCCCCAGAGAGACGCAGCACCTTGTTCCTGCAgagtggggctgtgctgagcaccaGCATGACACTCCCAGCCCCAGACAACACCCTCCTGGCTTCCACACTCACTCCCAAAACTCAATGACAGGTGAGCGCTTGTTGGTCATGTTGGTGCAGCTGAAGTTGGAGGTCCAAGTGCTGACAGTGGTGTTAATGCTGACATTTTGGCACAGGTCCAGGTTGAAGAGCTCCGTGCACTGCTCCGTGTTCCAGGAATGGCCACAGgtggcccagggcagggtgtcCGTCAGTGAATGCACCAGGTAAAAGAGCCCCCACACCAAGATCATGATGTAGTAGGAGTTGCAGAAGAAGACGATCACCATAGAGGCCAGGCCTAAACCTGTGGCACGGGGGGATCAGAGCCCACAGGCACCTGTGGGCATCTGGCAGCCAGCATGGAGCGGGATACGGGGTGGTGTAGGGATGGGGGAGGACAGAGGAGAactgacagggacaggacagggaaagCTGGCAGTCCTGGACAGGACAGGAGAGAGCTGGTGGGAATGGGACAGGGAAGctggcagccccgggcaggacgggacagggtggggacagcTGGCAGCATGGCACAGGACCAGGGGGGAGCCGGCAAGATACCTCTGGAGCTGGGGATCCAGCAGCTGCCCGGGACCCAGCAGCATGCAGGCAGGGAGCcacaggggcaggcagggcaggcagggcagcacgGGGCGCCACGGGGCACAGGTGCAGGCAGCTGCCATCCTTGGCCGCGGCAAAGGGCGGCAGTGGGACGCGGGCAAGGTgcaggggagcaggcagggcgTGGGCAGGGTGCTGCCAGGCCCAGCAGGCTGCgtgcagcctggcacagtcaGGGTGCAAACAGGGTGCCGGGGGCCCTGGCCAGGGTGCAGGGGCCGCGGAAAGGGTGCAGGCAGGGCGCGGGCAGGGCGCGGCGTTACCCTTGAAGAGAGGGGCGATGTTCCAGGCGGCGATGCCCCCCTGCTTCATGAACTGTCCCAGAGCCACCTCCAAGAAGAAGATGGGGATGCCGCCCACGAAGACGATGAGCAGGTAGGGGATGAGGAAGACGCCTGGGGCCGGGGGCAGGGGGCCGGCTCAGCCGCCGCCGTCCCCCCGGCCCCCCCTTTCGCTCCCCCCCTtcccgcgccgcccgcccggaCGCAGCGAATGGCAAAGGCGCCTCCGCGCCCTCCCCTCGCCGCGATGTAGGTCAGCACGGGCAGGTACTGGGGGGCTCCCACGACCCCCCGCCCCGTGAGTGACTCCGGAACACCGCGGGCTGGCCCGGGAGCCCCTGGAAGGCGCAGGGCGAGCTGACCCAGCGTGCGGCGAGCCCCAGGCACACACTCCGGGGCGGGAAGGGGGTGCCCCCCGCGCCGCGGGACGCACCCCCGCGGCGTGGGGCGAGCACGAGGCTCACCTCCGCCGTTCTTGTAGCACAGGTAGGGGAAGCGCCAGacgttgcccagccccacggcGAAGCCCACGCAGGACATGATGAAATCCATCTGCCGGGTCCATGTCTCCCGTTCGGGGGCGGCCTCTTTGGGGGGACCAGGGGGTCGCACCAGTGGTGCCGTCACTGTTCGCTCCTCGCCCGCCGTGgggggctctgtgccctccGCCCCGCCGGGGCCTTCTGCCGAGACGGGGGTTGTGGGGATGCCCACGCCGCCGTCACGCGCGCCCGTGGGGGCGCcgtgggggggggggaagcaCCTCCCCCCCCCGCGCGCCCCTCTCCGCGCGTAGGGGCGTGACGTCAGATGTCAGGCCGGCGCGTGACGTCACAATGCAGAGCGGTGACTCACCCCGCGGCGGCGGGAGGGGGCGCGCCACGGTCGCGCGTGGCCGTGGGcccccctctccccctccccaagCTCATCCCTCCCCGGCGCTCCCCGCTTACCGGAGCCcgccggggcagcggcggccgcggctGTGGCGGCGGCGGCGTCGCGTCGCGGGGCGTCGGGCGGCTGCGGGGCGGCCGTGTCGGTGGGGACGGGGGGCATGTCGCGGGGGGCCGGGGAGCGGGGGCGGGTCGGGGGCGGCTCCGTGGCCGAGGGGGGCTCAGAAGCAATCCACGAAGCACTTGAAGGTGAGTCGGAAGAACCTCATTGAgggcggcggggcgcggcggggcgggccgggccgggcgggcggctCAGAgccgggctgcggggccggCGCCGCGCGGCCGCTCCGGGGCTCTCTGCGCCGCGGCAccgggcggcggcggaggcAGCGACCGGCCGCACCGCCCCCCGAGCCCCATTGGCCGCGCCACCCGCCCGCGGCTTGACGGGACTTGCAGTTCCGACGCACTGGCACCGGCCGCGGGGCGAGGCGGGGGGCACGGGGGGACGAGGCACAGCCGGCGGGATTCCGGGCACTACGGACAGCGAGGGACGGCGTTGGAAACGGGGGATACCGGGCGCGAGGGACACAAGGCAGTAGGGCACGCCCGGGGACACCAGGGAGCAGAGCGCTAGGGACAGCAGGTGACAAGACAGGCAGCGGGAACGAGGCACTTCAACGCACAACAGGCACTGAAACTCCGGGACAGGAGAAGACACGGGGCACTAAAGCGGTGGGATTTGCACAGGGGACACAAGACATCAGGGAGTaaccagcagcagagcacacgAGGCAGCAGGCACCAGGGAACActgtgtcccctgctgctgctgcggagTGCACCCGGCAATGGCACCGGTCCCTGAGGGATATTAGGGGATAGCGAGCACCAAGTCACACCAGGGAACACTGGAGCATGAGGGCACCTGTGGCAGCAGAGTGCTGGGGGTCCTAACTGCACACCGGGGACATGGTGCCCTGACACACGAGGGAGCAGAGGGTCCCAAGGGATAGCAGGCAGCAGAGGCGAGTGGAGTTCAGAGAGTTTAATGAGCGCAGGACAAACCCTGATTCCCCCCATCCCCCCACCCCCCAGTGCCTGGCCTGGCCCACACCCCCAGGCCAGGCCCCCCATGACACCCTAGTCGACTTCTTCCATGCTGCTGTAGGAGGGGGCTGGGCGCTCGGCGGGGCTGGCAAAACGCTCGGGGAGGCCTTCCGCAGCCAGCGGCGGGGCTCCTTCGGGGGCCAGGCCGGATCCGAACGGCACCGGGGGCAGTCCCTGCAAGCAGAAGGTGGGCATGAGAGGGAGACTTGCACCCTGCCCAcccatctccctccctgctcccggggggctgcagaggtgcccgggagggacacagccccacacGCAGACTGCGCAGCCCCTGGGCTTGGAGAGCAGCAGCGGGTGGCaaaccccagggcagggcagagggaagcagcgtgcccagggacagggcagagggAAGCAGCGTGCCCAGGGCCGCTGGAGGCAGCCACTCCGGCCCGGCAGGAGGGCCAGGCCTCAGCACTCCTGCCCCAGGGcggagcacagccctgcaccccaGCACGGGCGGCAGTGACGGGCCACAGGCACGCTGCCAGTGCCTGCCGGAGGTCTGAGGAACAGAGCAGGGCCAGAGGGGATTTCCAGGGCTGAGAGCACTTTGTCAGGTCTCACTGCCGGCCACCCACCGCCAGTGAGGTCAGGCAGGTGCAGGCAGCGGCTTGTGGGCCCCAAGGctggggtgccagcagcagtcaGAGCAGAGGTCAGCCCACCGGCGCCGGGCACTGACTCAGACCCACGAGGCCGGCACCGTGGGTGAGCGGGGGAAGCTGCTGAGACCCAGGGCTGCAGACAATGAGGCGACTGTTCCAGGACAGGCACCTCATGACcacggcacagccctgcccgtgCTCCCCGGCTGGGACCTGCTTGGGAGGGGAGTAAACCTCAGCACGTGGAAGGAGGGGTGTGGGACAGAGGTAGGGGGAGACCAGCTCAGGCCCTGGCCTAAAACACAGAGGAACCCCTTCACTGCAAAGCATCCCTCCCAGGCCAGCTGAGGGCACTGCCGGCAGAACAGCAGTGGAGACGGAAAAGAAAGTCACAGGGCTCTGAAGTCACCTCTCACACCCAGATACGCCAGAGCCGTCTGAGCCACACGCAGCCAAGGGCAACACGTCTCAATGTCAGACACGGTTGGAGTGGCAGCCTGCGCCCCAGCCTCAGGGGACTGCCCGCTCCTGGCTCTGCCGGGCTCCCCACACCCTGCACGTGTCCCATGAGGCTACCACTGAACAGCTGGGACTGGAGCCCAGCCTGTGCCCCATAGCACGGGCAGGCGGAGCTCactcctgagcctgctgccacaCAAGGTGCACCAGGCACCCAGCAAAGCCCAAGGGATGGTTCTGGTGCCAGCTGGGTCACATAGTGGCCTCAGGTGACCCCAGTGTGGAGTCCTCACCTCTGTGTGGGAGTCCCAGCACACAGGACAggaatgctgcatttctttggAAAACCTGGCTTTATTAATGCACCATGGCCATATCTGTGCTCCCTGACCCCACACCTCTCCTGCAGCATGGGCAGCTGGTACCCTCGCAAATGAGATGCTGCACCACACTGCCCTGAAGAGACCAACTCCCCCAGATGCTACCAGCACACAGCCCCACGGTGCCCACCATGGGCACCTCAGTCTGGATTGCCAGGCTCCCTGGCTgtctggggctgagcagggaagcACACAAGCCCCTGGTGACAAGCCCgtccagccccagcacaggagtgTGGCACACActcccagcacacaggcagctggCACCAGAAGGCTCAGCAGAAGGCTAGCAGGGCAGACTGGGCTGGCCAAGGACCGTGGGTAACCCAGCCCCAGGGGAGCTcaaggctcctgcagcagcacagctgagagagGTGGCCAGCCAGGGCCCGTGTCAGGGCATCCTGCCCTTGCTGCAGCCTCCCGGCAGGTCTCCATTTCCTTCTTGGGAGCCAAGCAGAGATGGTTGATGTGCCCACAGGGCTCTCAGGCCCCAgcaaggctgcagcagcaacatCCCTTCTTGAGCAGCAGGTAGCCTTGAGGCCTGCCCCACTCCCAGTGGGCAGCAAGGAAGGGCAAAGGAGCTTCTGGTTCTGGGCTGTGCCTTGGCAAAGTAGCAGGCTGGCCACACAGGCCtgccagctggcacaggagatGCCAGAGCAGACAGACAGGAGCCAACAGCCCCATGTTTCCCTTGGCGAGTCTTTCCCAGCGatttctgtcctgctgcctcATGTCTTGGTCTCAGAGCGTCCTAGGACGGCGCGTGCCCTGGCGGCCCTGCTCCCGCAGCTGGCCACGCGCCTGGGCCTATCTCCAGCGGGGCTGGTAAATGAGTGGGTAGAAGACGTTCAGGAAGAGAGCCACAATTGCAGCCGTGGTGGCCAGGACAAAGTATCTGACGCAGCCTTCATCTGGGTGCTGGGGGGTGCCCGGACTTCGCTTCTGGCCACAGGGCCTCCAAGAGTTTCTTGCAGGCCTTTGGGGTGCCTCAAGCTGCAGCTCTTGTTCTTCAGCCTCCAGTTCCTGCCAGATCAGAGAAGCCTGCGATGTGGAAACCTGCGTCAGCACTTGGAGAACACAACGGGCAACACCCCTTGCCATCCCCCGGGGCAGGCGGCTGCCTGCAAGCCCAGCCCCGTGCCCAGCCAGCCCGCCTCCCCATGCAGCACCGTCGCGGTCGCGCCCACCCCCGCAGCTCTTCGGGGTCTCTGGTGAGTGGGGCTCCGCTGGGTGGCTCTGTGGGAGGCAGCACGGGCAGGGTCTTCACGGGACTGCGGGGAGTGAAGCCAGCAGCTGGATCCCGATGGAGCAGACGCGCTTGCATTGGTGGGTCCGGGAGGCaagggagcaggcagcagccaatcacagcccagcttcTGTGATCCCAACAGGATCTTTCACATGACAGCCAATCCA contains:
- the SLC6A8 gene encoding sodium- and chloride-dependent creatine transporter 1 isoform X1, with the protein product MPPVPTDTAAPQPPDAPRRDAAAATAAAAAAPAGSEGPGGAEGTEPPTAGEERTVTAPLVRPPGPPKEAAPERETWTRQMDFIMSCVGFAVGLGNVWRFPYLCYKNGGGVFLIPYLLIVFVGGIPIFFLEVALGQFMKQGGIAAWNIAPLFKGLGLASMVIVFFCNSYYIMILVWGLFYLVHSLTDTLPWATCGHSWNTEQCTELFNLDLCQNVSINTTVSTWTSNFSCTNMTNKRSPVIEFWENKVLRLSGGLSEPGEMNWEMILCLLTTWVIVYFCIWKGVKSTGKIVYFTALFPYVVLILLLVHGVTLPGALGGIIYYLKPDWSKLVEAQVWIDAGTQVFFSYAIGLGALTALGSYNRFHNNCYRDAYILAVINSCTSFFAGFVVFSVLGFMASEQGVDISKVAESGPGLAFIAYPKAVTLMPLSPLWATLFFIMLLVLGLDSQFVGVEGFITGILDLFPQPGAGSLRRELTAALCCIICFLIDLSMVTQGGMYVFQLFDNYSASGITLLWQAFWECVVIAWVYGADRFMDDVARMIGYRPLPVMKWCWAVVTPLVCVGVFVFHVVNYKPLTYNKTYVYPWWGEAIGWVLALSSMLCIPCTVIYKLLRCKGSLRERWQLLTTPIWGQHHLEYLTPEAEAKLLAPEPPKEKATLFETVI
- the SLC6A8 gene encoding sodium- and chloride-dependent creatine transporter 1 isoform X2; this translates as MPPVPTDTAAPQPPDAPRRDAAAATAAAAAAPAGSEAAPERETWTRQMDFIMSCVGFAVGLGNVWRFPYLCYKNGGGVFLIPYLLIVFVGGIPIFFLEVALGQFMKQGGIAAWNIAPLFKGLGLASMVIVFFCNSYYIMILVWGLFYLVHSLTDTLPWATCGHSWNTEQCTELFNLDLCQNVSINTTVSTWTSNFSCTNMTNKRSPVIEFWENKVLRLSGGLSEPGEMNWEMILCLLTTWVIVYFCIWKGVKSTGKIVYFTALFPYVVLILLLVHGVTLPGALGGIIYYLKPDWSKLVEAQVWIDAGTQVFFSYAIGLGALTALGSYNRFHNNCYRDAYILAVINSCTSFFAGFVVFSVLGFMASEQGVDISKVAESGPGLAFIAYPKAVTLMPLSPLWATLFFIMLLVLGLDSQFVGVEGFITGILDLFPQPGAGSLRRELTAALCCIICFLIDLSMVTQGGMYVFQLFDNYSASGITLLWQAFWECVVIAWVYGADRFMDDVARMIGYRPLPVMKWCWAVVTPLVCVGVFVFHVVNYKPLTYNKTYVYPWWGEAIGWVLALSSMLCIPCTVIYKLLRCKGSLRERWQLLTTPIWGQHHLEYLTPEAEAKLLAPEPPKEKATLFETVI